A window from Anaerobaca lacustris encodes these proteins:
- a CDS encoding aminoacyl-tRNA deacylase, which yields MQITEFLDKSGVKYEVLEHRPVFSAQRLAQIEHEPGRFVAKPVIVKADGRFLMCVLPADAKIDLETLKGQLDAESVELADEEDFAELFPDCEVGAEPPFGSLFHLETVMDKALEKDDHILFRAGSHTKAVRLNMADYRKLAHPRVLNLHR from the coding sequence ATGCAAATCACCGAATTTCTCGACAAGTCAGGGGTGAAGTACGAGGTGTTGGAGCACCGGCCGGTCTTCAGCGCACAGCGGCTGGCCCAGATCGAGCACGAGCCGGGCCGGTTCGTCGCCAAGCCAGTGATCGTCAAGGCCGACGGGAGGTTCCTGATGTGCGTGCTGCCCGCCGACGCCAAGATCGACCTGGAGACCCTCAAAGGCCAGCTCGACGCCGAGTCGGTCGAGCTGGCCGACGAGGAGGACTTCGCCGAGCTGTTTCCCGACTGCGAGGTGGGGGCCGAGCCGCCATTCGGCAGTCTGTTCCATCTGGAGACGGTTATGGACAAGGCTCTGGAGAAGGACGACCACATCCTCTTCCGCGCCGGCAGCCACACCAAGGCCGTCCGGCTGAACATGGCCGACTACCGCAAGCTCGCCCACCCCCGCGTGCTCAACCTGCACCGGTAG